In the genome of Fusarium poae strain DAOMC 252244 chromosome 1, whole genome shotgun sequence, the window TTGTAAATCCTAACAAAGGTGATATAACTACCTTGACGGTTCATCAAAGAACCTCGTTTCTCCCCAGCACTTCCATAACTTCCATTCTAACCCGTTTCCTACGCGATTCGATTGCCTGTGCTTCAACTAGAGGCTCTCGTGATGTTCCTTGGCCCATCCCTTACTTCCTAATCCATTGTCTCGTGATACGGGTCTGTCTCATCTTTCGCTGTAACTGGAAGATTCCGTACATGAGAGCCTCACTTGTAGGAGGGCAGCCCGGGACGAACACGTCAACAGGGACGACTCTATCACAGCTGGTTTCGTCAGTTTTGAGGTTTATAACATGTCAGGATGATAGGGGGCTTACCCTCGGACAACGGCGTAGCTGTAGTGATAGTAACCACCACCGTTGGCACAAGAACCCATGGAAATGACCCAGCGAGGCTCAGGCATTTGATCGTAGACCTGTCGCAGAGCAGGAGCCATCTTGTTGGTAAGAGTGCCTGCAACAATCATAACATCGGACTGTCGGGGTGAGGCACGGAAAATGATACCGAGACGATCCTGATCGTAACGTGGTGTGGAGAGATGCATCATTTCGACGGCACAGCAGGCCAGACCGAAGGTCATAGGCCAGAGGGAGGACTGGCGAGCCCAGTTGGTAACAGCATCAAGTGTGGTACTGTGAGTGTATGAGTTAGCCTCATCATGGACCGGTACCGGACGGCGGTTTTTGTCGGGCTGCGCCAAGATTTTGTGACGTGTGTACATACAGAGCGTATTGGAGAGCGCCCTTGGGAGGAATCTCGCTGGGCAGAGGCACCTCTCGGCGAACCTTGCCTACACCAGTGGCTGATTGAGTCTGGAGGGCGCTCGCATCGCGGCGAGAGTTGGTCGTGAAGGCGGCAGCAGCGGTTCGGAAGGGAATAACGGCAGTCGTAGGCTTGGCTAGAGTATCGAGCATCGTTAGCGAGGCATGTTGACATTGCGATGGCCATATTCGAAGTTCGAGTTATAAAAACCCGCCTGGCCGGAGCTGTCGAGACACCCACCTCGGAGGGCCATTGAAGCCGCGGATCGCGTGGAGGAAAGCATCGTGGGTGATAGAATGATTCGGCAGACGAGATTACCTCGATTGCACGATATCAAAGGAGTCGAAGAGGCGAGATTGGCGCGGACGTGGTCGACGGCGTTGGCGGAGCGAAGCTTTCTTCGTTGACGTTTTGGATGATTCGCCTCTTTGCTTGCCGAAGCGGAataaggcgatcctgattgGCTGTCGATGCTTAAGCAGAGGCCCGTGGATTAGCCGGGGTGTGGGGATGGTTTTGGTGATGACCTCGACTTCAAAAGAATGAATCCTAATATAAATGATTGGGAAGACAAGTTCTTAATTGTGAAGGAGTTAAAAACATGAGAACAATTGAGCTGAGGTTTTTCCTTTTTTGAGCCTCATAATGAGTGATTCGCCTCAGACTAAACCATCACGGGTTCAAAAGGCTTTGCTCTCAAAGTCCATGACGTTCATATCGCCTCTAGAAAGTGAGTCTGCCAGCAGACAACAAATTTCCAATTGGAAGGTTTTCCTAGCCTCAAATGATTTGAGTCTAGTGGCGAATGTCGTCTATCTCCAAACTTCATGGATCAGGGTCCTCAATATTGCAGATTTAGTAGTGTAGATTAGTCTGCCCGAATATGTAGATGTTCAGTCTGCAAGAAATAGGTAAACAGCACAAGGCCTggtctaaatagcataaaccGTTCTATTATGCTCTTGAACATTGTTCTCCTGTGGCCTGGGAACTGTGCAATATGTAATTTACTTCGTGGTATCAAACAACTAATCAGTTTTTTGAAATACCATGTTGCTCAATCCATTTCGGCATCGAAACGAATTTACAAGCAGGGTTGATGACAGGGTTGGCAAGATGATCGTTACTGTTGACATTGAAGTGTGTTTAAACAACTGAAAAAAAGAGGCTTCTTATACTCGTTTGTCCTTCTGATCGACGATTGACTAACCATCAGATTTATTGTTTCGCGTTAAAGATGTCAAGATTGGGTATTGGATCTAATTGAAAGCTCACCTACCAGGGCACGGTATCAAACACACATCATTTTATAATAGTCTGGTGTATTCTGGCGACAGGTGCTTCGCGCTTGGCTATATGGATATCTCTGCAAACACGTTTATTCCCAGAAATGCCTAAATCAACCACGATATGTACATTAACAAACGTGATCTTGTAGATCTTCCCCAGAGTTCACGGCCCCTTACAGAAAAGGGGCAGTTAATTGACTAGCTTCATTTAAAACCGTTAAAGTCAACGCCTGGTTGGCTCTGACCCCCCTGTAAGAAACATACGACAGCCTTTGTTAGTGTTTGCAAATGAGTTGATTTAGGTTACTGACAGGGCGACAGGGGTTATGGCGGTGGTTCACTTCGGAACCGGGGATAATTAGCTGCAGCTTCAATCACAGGTCGGTTATGCACAGATGTTTTGGCAGGGTCGTTGTTATTATGACATGGCCAATTGAATGATTGTGTTTAACCAAGCCTTGGGGGTTCGCTGATCTTGCTCTGGTTGAATGTACAAATGCTTGTAGTCTCGGTTGTCTCTCGCGTTGGCCATTCATCAAGGATTCAATGAACGGGGATGTGATAAGCGACTCTGTGCTATTCGCGGTCGACCGTAATAACCGTGGGTAGTTTATATCGATAATTAAAAATCAAATGCCTTGACCCCTGGATGAGGACTTCAAGTCACTCTTTCGGATTTAATAACCGGTTCATGCAGGGATTGTGGTTGTTTCTCTCAAAAATGAAAGACATTTGTGGTTACCTACCTTCACAAACTGTTGGTAATGAATGTCATGTCACTTTCTGTATACAAATGGATAAAAGTCAGTCAGCCACGGGGCCCCAACGCGAGGCTAGACGCAGCTAGTTTTTGATATGCATACAGAGCCATGCAGTCTTTAAAATGCCgagtttataatttaagatGATGTTATTCGAGAACCAGACTATTGTTTGACTGGCAGCTAAAGCTACGGTAATAAAAGAATCATAGGTGTCAAGAACAGACAGTTCCTAGTGACATAAATAGCATTCCAACCCCATCCAAATCACTATCAAGATGCCAAGCCACCCCGCTAAGGTCTGGATGCGGGCAGAGCAGTAGCTGCCGTTCTGAGACCTGTTCCCCCTTTCTAGCTGCATCTTGCTGCTTCGTAACCTCCAACGGCAAGTGGGTGGTTTTTGGGGATGGGTGGTGCAACCTTGGAACACACTTGGATGCAGCAAATCAAACAAGTTTGTAAAGAATGAACCATATATCATTAAACGCCGAATTAACTCAACTACCCGTGAAAACAAGCTTCTAACCATGACTCCTAAAATAAGCCGTACCCCAGCATAATGCATCTCCATAAGACCGAACCTCAAAAgtaaccaaccaaccaaggATTCCAAGCTAATCTTTAGCTTCCAGACTTCAGGTAGTCTTTCCGCGAATAGCCTGGATATTTCTGCTACTCCATTCGAATGGGTGCTTACGTATGTTGACTTAGTGCAAAGTGTATGAACTGTCGCGAGTTATGAATTCACTCTTTTAAAATAGATGTCTCATTCGAATTCAGTCAAGAGCGCCTTCTTGCTAGTAAAATCTGTCTGCTCCTTGCCCTTGCGAGTTCATACACTTGCATGTGGCCCGCAAATTCAATCTTCAAGTGTGACTTCTCCACGCTACAACGCCTCCCCTCCACTAAAGGGCCAGGTCTTGACTTCCCGGCGATTTCCACTTCCCACCTCGACTCGACTTGACAGGGCAGGGCAGTTACTCGTCAAGGAACTCCTTCCTGTTCCACCTGACTGTTCTCAACACCACAATCTCACCTCAACTTTGTCACTTTTCACCTTACTCTAGTAATCATACTATTTCCTTGTttttgtcttcttcgtctcttATCTAAAATTTTCTCTTCCCTATCCTACTCCGGCCTTCCTTTGCGTCGCTGCTACGATATCCACTACGACCCGCCGAATCCCTACCGAGACCAACATCGAACGTCTCCTCTCCGGCGCATATCCAAGGAATATCTCGCTCAATAATGCCCTTGTACACTGCTCTTTGAGCTTACGGCCATCCATCGATGCTTCGTTCGCCCACTCTCCCGAGGCGCGCATAAATCTCCCACTCCTCCGCCGCCTTCGTCACCTTACATCATAACCGTGACCATGATGTGGCCTGGTTTCAAACAATGGCTATCGAATTGGCCTTCTCGATTGGTCTTCCGCTATCTCAGTGCCCTATTTCTTATATGTTTCGCGATCACCAATTACATATTATGGACAAGCAGTCAAGGCTGGGATGTTACCGAACCGAAAGGTCCTGTCACCCTGGGCCCGAAACATCCAATTCAGAAGCTCATGGCCGATGCCCGCGCTCGTCATGAGAGCCTTCTTTCGAAACGAAGCTACGATCTATACGACGCCGCTGAGCGCTATCGCTCTCGCCGAGGACGACACCCCCCACCGGGCTTCGATAAATGGGTTGAGGCTGCTATTGCTTCAAAGAGCATTATTGTGGAGGACTATTTTGATCGCATATACAAGGACTTGGCTCCTTACTGGGCGCTCGACGCTCATACGCTTGCTAGGCGCGCATCTGCTTGGCACTGGGTTGTCAAAGTTCGAAACGGCGAGGCTACCGGCGTTGGTGACACAACGGAGCGTGTGCCATGGCTGGCGTTATGGACCGATCTTGTCAAGGAGTTTGCAAACAATTTACCCGATGTCGACATGCCAATCAACTATATGGACGAACCCCGACTTCTGGTCCCCTTTGAAGACTTGTCGAAGCTCGTCGAACAAGAACGCGGCAACCGCCGCATACCTCCCATGAGGGAAGTTTTTACAAAGTTCAAAAGCCTTTCCAAACTCGATGATGAAAAACCTCAGCCGTACGACCCCTACTGGTACAATAGTTCAGCAAACTATTGGGAGCTTGCGCGTGTGACGTGTGACCCTAACGCTCCGTCGCGCAATGTCCAACAAGTCTCAGACTTTAAAGCTCCTGTCGAGTACCCATCGAACTGGAGCCCTGAATATGCGTACAGAGGGTATATCAAGAATTGGACTGCCTCTCAAGATCCTTGCCAACAGCCACATCTACGTCAGATGCACGGGAGTTTTGTTGCACCCCTTAGCTTGTCAACTTCTACCGAATTGATCCCATTGTTTGGCGGATCCAAACTTCCAATGAACAACGAGATTTTGATTCCTGGTGCCATGTACCTTACTGCAGATGAGTTTTACTCTGGAGGAGACAAGATGGGCCCAGCATGGCATGCCAAGAAGACAGGTATTGTGTGGCGGGGCGATGCGTCTGGCGGCGAGCCGAGGGCTGACGTTTGGCACCGTTTCCATCGTCACCGTCTTATGCAGATGCTTAACGGTTCATATGTCGACAGTGTCGAGCATGAAGGCGTGAAACCGAAAACTTTCCAATTGCCAGACCCAGACCATTACAACAGCACTCATCGCGCTACCAATACCCTTGGCAAGTGGTTGAAGGAGATCTCTGACTGCGGCTTCAAGAGACTTCTATGCGAAAAGGTTGGCTGCGAGCAATTTGCTCCTTACTACCGCGAACTCAAGCATATGCCTATGAAGGAGCAGTACGCATTCAAGTTTCTTCCTGATACCGATGGCAACTCATTCAGCGCCCGCTTCCGAGGGTTCCTGCGCTCTTCGAGTATGCCTCTTAAAGCTACGATCTATGCCGAATGGCACGATGATCGTCTTACTCCATGGGTTCATTTTGTGCCCTTCGACAATACTTTCCAGGATCTCTACCCTATCCTTGAATTCTTTACCGATGAAGAAGCTGGTGGAGATACCGCAGCCCGATTTATTGCAGAGAAGGGAAGAGACTGGGCGAGCCAAGTCCTACGTCGCGAAGACATGCGCCTCTATACCTGGCGTTTGTTGCTCGAGTGGGCTCGTGTGTGTGATGAGGACCGCGAGAAACTAGGGTTTATAAGAGATCTTGTGGAACCTAGGAAGGACTCTATACGGCGGTACTCATACTGAGATCGACAGTACCTGTTTGCTACCACCTAGTCCGACCAGGGCAGGATGGTCCCTAGTACGAATGTATATAACTAATATTCACGGCCTGGCGTTCCGGAGTTGGATTATTTGCCTATAGAAGAGCGGATGTTTGACATAATGTGGAGGGCATATAATACGCTCAAACACTTGATCGATAAGAGGCATACGTGTGTTTGGAGATAAAAGTCACAGAATTAAGGATAATTCGAAACCAATAAGGTTGGTTCATCGAAAGAAAATGAAAGAGACGAAACAGAAGGGATCCTCTCGCTTTTGGTTCTCGAATGTCAAATGTTGGGCTAATTCGccattataataaataaaacaCAATACCAAATCTTGTCACGATTAGCATGTCTTTGTGCCatggcctcagggtatcagaaaaattggccgctggaagcataagagacgaaattagtgggccactttatgctccttagactatagctcttagactacttatttttgtaacctaagacttaggaggtctttttttctgctacccactagcatGGATGAATGCACGGAGAACGCCATACAAAGTAAGAACCAAAGAATCGCAGCGGCATGTCGGTCGTCATTTCATCCACATTACtgtatatataaaatatatgcTCGGTCTTTACATTGTACCAAGAATACTTCATCGCGCCACACCCATGATGAACCAACGCCGAACAGTATTGCAATATGCATATTCAAGCTTGCATGCCATGGTCAAgattccatctcttcttctcataGCTGTAAATTCGTGACTGGTTCTCGAGCAGGTTGACCTTTCAAATGCGCAGCCGATCCTTTGAAAAGACTTTGCCAAATGAATGCTTCACTTAAGAGCAGCTCAATGTCCTTTTCAGTCCAGCCCTTGGTGGGGAGGCTCTGAAGAAACATCATGATCTCCTGGAAATCCATGTCGAGGAGCTTATCGGACCATTTCACAAGAAAGGCCGCACACACGTACAAATGGAATTCGGAGAAACCCTGTTCTTCGGCCTGGTAGATCGATTAGTTTTCGAGTCTTTGGCAATAAGGGGGGCGACAAACCAAATAAGTGTCCCACATCCGAATGGTGTTTTTGACACTGAATTCTCGCATCAAGAGACAGTTCATCCAACGAAAACTGAACTGAATGAACTCGATGCCCTCTTGCTCCAGATGCTTGGACAAGTTTGCATCTATTCGCGCTGTCAAGTCGCGCAGCGCAGTAACCTGTCGCTGAATACCTGGTTGCGCTACGATGTAGTGGTCTTGAATGCCATCGAGCAGCTTTGTAAGACACCAGAAAGAATCGGCTTCAACTGCATCCAACACAGACTTGGGGAGTTGTCCCGGGTCCATCCCTGATTCAATATCGGGATCTCCGA includes:
- a CDS encoding hypothetical protein (TransMembrane:1 (i21-38o)~BUSCO:14632at5125~CAZy:GT90), whose amino-acid sequence is MMWPGFKQWLSNWPSRLVFRYLSALFLICFAITNYILWTSSQGWDVTEPKGPVTLGPKHPIQKLMADARARHESLLSKRSYDLYDAAERYRSRRGRHPPPGFDKWVEAAIASKSIIVEDYFDRIYKDLAPYWALDAHTLARRASAWHWVVKVRNGEATGVGDTTERVPWLALWTDLVKEFANNLPDVDMPINYMDEPRLLVPFEDLSKLVEQERGNRRIPPMREVFTKFKSLSKLDDEKPQPYDPYWYNSSANYWELARVTCDPNAPSRNVQQVSDFKAPVEYPSNWSPEYAYRGYIKNWTASQDPCQQPHLRQMHGSFVAPLSLSTSTELIPLFGGSKLPMNNEILIPGAMYLTADEFYSGGDKMGPAWHAKKTGIVWRGDASGGEPRADVWHRFHRHRLMQMLNGSYVDSVEHEGVKPKTFQLPDPDHYNSTHRATNTLGKWLKEISDCGFKRLLCEKVGCEQFAPYYRELKHMPMKEQYAFKFLPDTDGNSFSARFRGFLRSSSMPLKATIYAEWHDDRLTPWVHFVPFDNTFQDLYPILEFFTDEEAGGDTAARFIAEKGRDWASQVLRREDMRLYTWRLLLEWARVCDEDREKLGFIRDLVEPRKDSIRRYSY